The nucleotide sequence GCCAGTATTGGCAAGCGCGATCGAATGCTTCGCGTTCTGCCGAGATCTGGCAAAAGGTCCTGCGCCTCGATCCGAATCAGGTCGATGCCCTCTATGGCATGGGTTTGATCGGCGTCAAGCAGAACAAACCGCAACAGGCCCAGGAATACCTGACGCGCCTGCAGGCGTTGTCGCCGCAACCCTGGATGGCTCGCCAACTGGAGCAGGACATTGCACTGGCCAGGCCGGACAACAAGGCACGGCTGGATGAGGCCCGTCGACTGGTCGACGCCGGTGAGCGCGACAAGGCGACCGAAGTGTTTCGCAAGATGTTCAACGGCCTGACCCCGGAAGGCACGGTGGGGCGTGAGTATTACAACAACCTGGCCTTCAATGCCGCCGGCTGGCCCGAAGCTCGCCAGGGCATGGAGCGCCTGCTACGTGAAACCCCCGGTGATGCGATCCTGGCGCTGTTCTATGGCAAGCAACTGATTCGTCACGAAGACAGCCGGGCCGAGGGCGCTCGCGTGCTCGCCAGGCTGACCAAACGCGTGGAAATCGCCGGTGATGCCGATGAAAGCTGGCGTTTGGCGTTGGTCTGGATCGGCCCGCCGACGGCTGCCCAGGTGCCGTTGTTCGAGGAGTTCCTGAAGGTTCACCCGGACGATCAGGAAATCCGTGACCAGATGAACAAGGGGCACCAGAAGGCAGCCGCCGCCGGTGGTTCCACCTGGCAACAGGATCCGTTGGTGGCGAGCGGCTTGCGCGCCTTGGAGAAGGGCGATCAGGCCGGCGCGGAAAAGGCCTTCCAGGCGCGCCTCAAGGCCCGTCCGGATGATAGCGATGCCTTGGGCGGCCTGGGTGTGGTCCGTCAGCAGCAGGGCCGTTTCCCGGAAGCCGAGCAATTGCTGACCCGGGCGATCAGCACCGGTGGCAGCCGCTGGAAACCGGCACTGAACGGCGTTCGCTATTGGGCGCTGTTGCAACAAGGCCGTGACCTGCAGGCCAAAGGGCAGACCGCCAAGGCGACCGATGCCGTCGCCCAGGCCATGCGCATGAATCCCAATGGCCTGGACGCTCGCCTGACCCTGGCCGACATCCAGGCCCAGGCCGGCCAATTCGACAGCGCAGCCGCCAACTACCGCCAGGTACTGGCGAGCCAGCCTGGCAACCCGCAAGCCATACGCGGCCTGGTCAATGTGCTGTCGCAAACCGGACAGGCCGATGAAGCCTTGAGCCTGCTGGACAGCCTGCCTGCCGCTGAACAGGCCAAGCTCGGCAACACCGGCCAACTGCGTGCCTTGCGCTCCACCCAGATGGCCAGCGTGGCCGAGCAACGTGGCGATATCCGCAGTGCCCAGAATGCGCTGGTCGATGCCGTGAACAGCGACCCGGACAACGTCTGGACCCGCTTCAGCCTGGCGCGGCTGTACCTGAAGACCGGCGAATCGAAAAAGGCCCGTGACCTGATCGACGCCTTCCTCAAAAGCCACCCGGACAACGTTGATGCGCTGTACACCAGTGCCTTGCTGTCGGTGGAAATGGAGCAGTGGAAAGACGCCCAGGCCAGCATCAACCGGATTCCCGTCGACCGTCGCAGCGCCGACATGAACGAACTGGCGGATCGGATCACCTTGACCACGCAGATCAATCTGGCGGCGGCCATGGCCAAGCGCGGGCAGCGTCAGGAAGCCCTGGCTTTGCTGGATCGCCTGCAACCGATGGCCGCTCGCAGTCCCGAGCGCACGGCGACGTTGGCTTCGGCTTATGTCGACGCCGGGGATGTCGAGCAGGCGCTGTCGATGATGCGTTCGTTGCTGACCCAAAGCAGTGCGCCGTCGGCGGACCTGATGCTGCAATACGCCTCCTTGCTGCTCAAGACCGGTGACGATGCCCAGGTCAATTCCATCCTGAACAGTTTGCAGAACCAGCCGCTGAGCGTCGCGACCCGCAAGCGTTATGACGATGTGCTGTACCTGTACCGTATCCGTCAGGCCGACCGGCTGCGTGAAGGCGGTGACCTGGCCGCGGCCTACGACACCTTGGCGCCGGCGTTGGCCCAGCGTCCGGGCGATGTCGCCGCGACCTCGGCCCTGGCCAGGATGTACACCGCCAATGGTGAAAACGCCAAGGCATTCGACCTGTACAAACCCCTGCTCAAGCGCAACCCGAACGACCCGTTGGTGCTGTTGAACGCGGCCGATGCCGCCGTGCTCGCCCATGACAACGGCTACGCGGAAAATGCCTTGGAGCAGTTCATGGCGTTGCAGAACTATGATCCGCAATCATTGACCGAAGTCGCGCGCATCTATCGGGCGATGGGCAACAGCGGCAAGGCGACTGAAGTGCTGCGTAAAGCGGTCGCCATCGAGCAGACCGAGAAGCAACGCAGCCTGGCTGCCCAGCCTGGCGCGATGAGCGTGGCGGCGAACCCATTCGCTGGCGCGGCGGGGCAGCGCCGGCAGGTTCTGCGTGGATCGGCGTCGGCCATTCCGCCGCCGGCAGAGGCCATTCTCAACGACGGCGTCATGGTTGCCAGTGCCGAGGGTGTGCCTGCTGACGCTTATCCCGTCCAGCCGCGAAGCGGCAGGGGTACCACGGTCGCGCAGAGCAATCCCTTCAATGCTCAGCCACAGCCCCGGACGGTACTGACCGTCGTCGATTCGACAAGCTCGGCCCAGCGCGCCCTCAACGATATTCTTCAGGAGCGCAGCGGTTACGTTACCGAAGGTTTGAGCGTTCGCAGCAACAACAGCGAATCGGGCCTGAGCAAACTGACCGACATTGAAAATCCAATCGAAGTGAACGTGCCGGCTGGCGACAACCGCGTCGCCGTGCGCATCACCCCCGTTGCGCTGACTGCCGGCAGTGTCAAGGGCGAGGCCGCCACTCGCTTCGGCACTGGCTCCAGCGCAACCTCCGGTATCGGTTCACAACGTGCCGAGGGCGTCGGCATCGGGGTGGCGTACGAGCGTCCCGATGAAGGCATCAAGGCCGACATCGGTAGCACGCCGCTTGGCTTCAAATACGCGACGGCGGTGGGGGGCGTGAGTATTGATCGGCCAATGAGCAGTAACGGCAATTTCCGTTACCGCGTCGCTGCGTCGCGTCGCGCGGTCACCGACAGCCTGACGTCGTTTGCCGGCACCACCGACAAGCGTGCTGGCGGTGGATCGTGGGGCGGGGTGACCGCCAACGGTGTGCGTGGCGAAATGAGCTACGACAACTCGCAGGTCGGTGCATACGGCTACGGTTCCGTGCACGAACTGGTGGGCCACAATGTCGAGTCCAACACCCGTGGCGAGCTGGGCGGTGGCGTCTACTGGTACCTGGACAACATGCAGGACCACTCGCTCACCGTTGGCCTGAGCGCCACCGCGCTGGGCTACGAAAACAACCAGGACTTCTTCACCTATGGGCATGGCGGCTACTTCAGCCCCCAGAGCTATTTCGCCCTGGGCGTGCCGGTGACCTGGCAGCAGCGCACCGAGCGCTTTACCTATCAGGTCAAGGGTTCGGTGGGCGTCCAGCACTTCCAGCAGGACGGCGCCGATTTCTTCCCGAACGACAGCGACCGCCAGGCGGCCAACGATTCGCGCTACTCCGGCCAGAGCAAAACCGGCGTGGGCTACAGCCTGGCCGCCGCCGGCGAGTACAAGTTCGGTTCGCGCTTCTTCCTGGGCGCAACGATCGGCCTGGATAACGCCAGTGACTATCAGCAATTCAACGGTGGCCTGTATGCGCGCTACATGTTCGAGGACATGACAGGCAGCCCGATGGCGCTTCCGGTCAGCCCTTACCGCTCACCTTATTCGAACTGATTCCCGGAGATACCTATGCCAGCCTCTGCCCTTGCCGGCCTGACCCTTCTGGTGCTTGGCGAAAGCCATATGAGCCTTGCGGACCACTTGATGGAACCGCTCAACGCCGATCTGACCCGCCAGGGAGCGATCGTTCACTCCATCGGCGCCTGTGGCGCCAGCGCCGGCGACTGGCTGATCAGCAAGAAAGTCGATTGTGGCGCCGAGCAAAAAGGCACCGCCAAGATCGAGATCAAAGGCCGTGATGCGACCACCACGCCTATCGCCGAGCTGATCGCCAAGGACAAGCCCGACCTGGTGGTACTGGTCATCGGCGATACCATGGCGTCCTACGACAAACCGGCATTTCCCAAGGCCTGGGCCTGGCAGAGCGTGACCAGCCTGACCAAGGCCATCGCGGCTACCGGCACCAAGTGCGCCTGGGTCGGCCCGGCGTGGGGCAAGGCCGGCGGCATGTACCAGAAGAACGATGCGCGTACCCAATTGATGTCGCAATTTCTGGCCAGCAACGTCGCACCCTGCACCTATATCGATTCGCTGACGTTCTCCAAGCCGGGCCAATGGGTCACCACCGACGGCCAGCATTTCACCGTGGCCGGTTACAAGGCCTGGGGCACCGCAATCGGCGCTGCATTGGGCAAGCTGCCGCCTGAAGCGCTGAGCAGCAAAGGGGCGAAAAAATGACCAACGCCAAGGTCCTGAGTGCGGCTGCGCTGCTGTTGTCGAGCTTGAGCGTGGTGGCGGCGGACATCCCGTTGTACCCGACCGGTCCTGCCGAAGATGCGGCGTTCATTCGCTTCGTCAACGGCAGCGCCGAGCCGATGCAGGTCATTGCCCAGGAAGGCCAACCGCCGCTGAAGCTGGACGCGGCGCAACCGGCTTCGCTGTTTTTCCCGGTCACGGCCAGCAGCGCCATCAAGGGCACCCTGGTCAGCGGCCAGCAGCGCCTGGCGCTGGAAGTAAAAGCCGAGCCCGGCGAATTCGCGACCGTGGTCGCGCTTCCGGACGGCAAGGGGCTCAAGCAAGTGACCGTGCATGACATCCCGGACGACTTCAACGGCCTCAAAGCCTCGCTGGGTTTCTTCAACCTGGACAGCAGTTGCGTCGATGCCAGCCTGCGCCCGGCAGGTCGCACCGCCGATCTGTTCAAGGGCGTAACCGAAGGCAATCTGCAACGTCGTTCGATCAACCCGGTGAAGCTGTCGGTGCAACTGGTCTGCGCCAATGCGAATGTCGGCCCTGCACTGGACCTGGGTGAACTGAAGGCGGGCGAGCGCTACAGCGTGTTGCTGCTGCCGACCGCTACCGGACCTCGACTCCTGGCTGCCACGGACACGTTGTCCCACTGATCGGATTGCGCTGTCGCCATGGTTTTCGCCTCGCTCGAGTTCCTGACGCTGTTCCTGCCGGCCTTCCTGTTGATCTACGCCCTGGTCCCCCACGGCTGGCGCAACGGGGTGCTGCTGGCGGGCAGTTGGTTGTTCTACGGCTGGCTGAGCCCGCTGTTCCTGTCGTTGCACATCGTGCTGACCATCGTCGCCTGGGTCGGCGGCCTGCTGGTCGACCGTTCCCGCGAGGACGCCCGCGGGCGCATGCGCCTGCTGATCGCGCTGATCGTGTTCAACACCGCCGTGCTGTGCTGGTACAAGTACGCGAACATCGTCGCCGGCACCTGGAACGAGCTGATCACCAGCTATGGCGCGATGCCGCTGGAATGGCAGAAGGTCGCGTTGCCGGCCGGGCTGTCGTTCATCGTGTTGCAGGCGATTTCCTACCTGGTGGATGTGCACCGCCATACGGTGCCGGTGGAGCGCAGTTTCCTCAACTACGCCACCTACATTTCCATGTTCGGCCACTCGATTGCCGGCCCGATCATTCGTTATGACTGGGTCCGCCGCGAGCTGGTGCAGCGCTGGTTCAACTGGCAGAACTTCACCCTCGGTGCCCGCCGCTTCATGGTCGGCATGTGCATGAAGGTGCTGGTGGCCGACACCCTGTCGCCCTTGGTGGACGTGGCTTTCCATCTGGAAAACCCTTCCTTTGTGGACGCCTGGATCGGCTGCCTGGCGTACTCGCTGCAACTGTTCTTCGACTTTGCCGGGTACAGCGCCATGGCCATCGGCCTGGGGTTGATGCTGGGTTTTCACTTCCCGGAAAACTTCAACCGGCCGTACCTCGCCAGCAGCATCCAGGACTTCTGGCGGCGCTGGCACTTGTCACTGTCCAGCTGGTTGCGCGATTACCTGTACATCGGCCTGGGCGGTAACCGTCACGGCGTCTGGAAAACCTATCGCAACCTGTTCCTGACCATGGCCATTGCCGGGCTGTGGCATGGCGGTGATAGCTGGAACTACCTGTTGTGGGGTTCGGCCCATGGCGTGGCGTTGTGTGTCGACCGGGCCTGGTCGCGCTCGAACCTGCCTGGCGTGCCGCGTGTGCTGTCCCATGTGTTGACGCTGTTGTTCGTTTGCCTGGCTTGGACACTGTTCCGCGCCCCGGATTTCCACTCGGCCATGACCTTGTACGCCGGGCAGTTCGGCCTGCACGGGTTTGCCCTCGGTGACGCGCTGGCGGTGACGTTGCGGCCGGTGCATGGCTTGGCGGCGCTGCTGGGTGTGCTGTGCGTGATCCTGCCGATCTGGCAGGAACGCTGTGAAACACGACTGGCGGGCAATGCGTGGTTCGCATTGGCTGTCGCCCTTTGGCCCGTGGCCGGTTTCCTGCTGTCGTTCGCTCTGATCGCCAGCCGTGAAGCTGTGCCTTTCCTGTACTTTCAGTTCTGATGACGACGCCAAAGAAGTCTGCGCCCAGCGCACCGCCACCCCCCAGCGACCTGGTCACCCGAACCAGCAAAGTCTCCGGCTACACACTGATCGGCTTGCTCGGTGTCGGCTTGATCTCCTGTGGCTGGCTGCTGTTCAGCGGCAAGGTGCAAATGCTGCCGCCCAACCTGACCCGCGATGCGGTGGTGCACGGCAACGTCACCCACGGCATCGCCAAGCAGCTGTCCAACGCCTGGTTCCCGGAACAGGCCGCCAACCTGGAGCGCGGCGCCAGTTGGCTGCTGTTCCATGACACCGGGCCGCGGGTGCGTCCGGGTTGCCAGGGCTGGCTGTTTCTGACCGACGAAATGCGCATCAACCACCACGCCCGGGCCAACGCCGAGACCAAGGCGAAAGCCGTGATCGACGTCCAACGGCGACTGAGCCAACGCGGCATTCAACTGCTGGTGGCGGTGGTGCCGGACAAGAGCCGCATCGCCGCCGATCAGTTGTGTGGCCTGGATCGCCCGGCCGAACTGGCCCGGCGGGCTGAGGCGTGGACCACGACACTGAACCAGGCCGGGGTATCGGCGCTGAACCTGGCGCCGACGTTGCAACCATTGGGCGCGTCGGCTTACCTGCGTACCGACACACACTGGAACGAGACCGGCGCCAATGCGGCGGCACGGGCGATTGCGCAACAGGTCCAGGCAATGGGTATTCGCGCCACGCCACAAAAGACCTTTGCAACCCACACCAACCCGGCGGCCCTGCGTGCAGGTGATCTCGTGCACCTGGCCGGCATCGACTGGCTGCCGCTGAGCTGGCAACCCACGCCGGAAACCGTCGCGGCCACCCAAGTCAGCGAGCAGCCGCAAGCTGCCCAGGACGGCGGTGACAACCTCGACGATCTGTTTGGCGATGCCGGCCTGCCCAACGTCGCGCTGATCGGCACCTCGTTCTCGCGCAACTCCAGTTTCGTGGGTTTCCTCGAGTTGGCACTGGGGGCCCCGGTCGGCAGTTTCGCCAAGGACGGTGGCGAGTTCTCCGGCGGTGCCAACCAGTACTTCAGCAACCCGGCTTTTCGGGAGACCCCGCCGAAACTGCTGATCTGGGAGATTCCCGAGCGTGATTTGCAGACGCCGTATGAGGTGATCGGGATGTTGAGTGGGAAGGAGTGAGTCGGGTTGTAGGTCTTTAATTCCAATATATTGGTTTTTAACTGACCAATTGTCCGTCTAAGCCCCATTTAGAGGGAGTTAGCTGCCAAGCTCAAGTCCCCAGCACCAACGCCGGGCCATCCCCCTCCGGCAACGCAATGGCTGAGTCCCCCTGCACGCTCACGACCCCACCACGGCGGACGGCCGCGATGCACTGGCGCAGGGCTTTGCCGCTGCTGCCTTCAAGCTTGAGCGTGGCAAGCACCGTCTCGGTGGTGCTGCCTTTGGCTTCGAAACCCACCGCATCGACCACGCCGTCGACACCGCGCATGCCCTGGGACTGGCGGTCATCGCGCAAGCGGTGGGTCAGTTTGGGTTGGTGTTGTGTGTGCCGGCGTCATCGCGAGCAGGCTCGCTCCCACAGGGTTTTCGGGTGGCTGCAAGATCTGTGGTCAGCACAGATCCCATGTGGGAGCGAGCCTGCTCGCGATGACGGTAGCCCGGTTAACTGATTGGCATGGCCGCCTGCTGAACCTTGCGATGCACCCACTGCGCCTCATCCTTGAGTTCAAGCACCTGCCAGTGAATCTGCTCCAGCGAGGCGTTGTGCCCGACGCTGATCAGGATCGTCTCCGGCAGCGTCTGCTTGAGCAACTGATAGCAGCGCAGCTCGTTGGCCGCATCCAGTGCCGAGCTGCTTTCGTCGAGGAACAGCACCGCCGGGCGGGCCAGCAGGGCGCGGACGAAGGCACAGCGTTGCTGCTCGCCGACGCTGAGGGTCTGGGCCCAGTCTCGTTCCTGGTCCAGTTGATCGCTCAGGTGCTGCAGGCCGACTTGCTCCATCACCTGGAGCAGGGCGGCATCTTCTTCGCGCCGTGGCGGGTTGGGGTACCAGAGCGCCTCGCGCAGGCTGCCCAGGGGCAGGTAGGGTTTTTGCGACAGGGTCAGTGCTTGTTCACGGTCATAGCTGCTGGTGCCGCTGGCATGGGGCCAAAGCCCGCTGATGGTGCGCAGCAGGGTCGATTTGCCGTAGCCGGACGGCGCGCTGATCATCAGGCTGTCGCCGGGCTTGAGTGACAGGTTGAAGCCTTTGAACAATTGCCGGCCGCTGGGCAGCCAGACGTCCAGGTCCTTGATCTCGAGGCCATTGGCCTGCTGTTCGAGCCGGACCTGGGACTTGACCTCGAGGTGATCCAGGCGCTCCTGGAAGCCGTTCAGACGGTCGATCACCGACTTCCATTCCGACAGTTCCGGAAACACGCTGACCAGGTAGGCGATGGCCGCGTGGACTTCGCCGAAGGCCGCGCTGATCTGCGTCAGGCGACCCAGGGGGAACGCTCCGGCGAAGAACTGCGGCGCCATGATGAACATGGGAATGACCGTGGCGCTGCGCAGGTAGAAGGTTGAGTAGCCCATGATCAGCTTCTGCTTCTTGACCAGCGCCCAGAAGTTTTCCAGCGCCGCTTCCAGGCGCTGGTTGAAGCGTTCGTTCTCCACCGCTTCGCCGCGGTATTGGGCCACCGAATCGGCGTTTTCCCGCAGGCGGATGAGGGCGAAACGAAAGTCCGCTTCACGCCGCTGCTGCATGAAGTTGAGGCTTGGCAATGCGCGCCCCAGCCAGAAGGCCAGGCCGGTGCCCAGCAGCGCGTACACCAGCGCGATCCACACCAGCAGCCCCGGAATGACCACCGACTGATCGTTGAACGGCACGCTGACCAGGTTCGACGCCTGCCAGAGAATATTCAGGAAGGAGAACAGCGACACCACCGACGTCAACAGCCCCAGGCTCAATTTCAGCGACTTGACGATGAACAGGTCGATGTCTTCGGCGATCCGCTGGTCGGGGTTATCGACCTCGGTTTCGCTCAGTTTCAGCTTCTGGTAGCGCTGGCTGCCCAGCCATTGGTCGAGCATGTTGCGGGTGGCCCAACGGCGCCAGCGGATGGTCAGCTTCTGCTGGAAGTGGAACGCGCCCACGGTAAACCCGGCCATGCCGACCTGTAGCAGGATGAATTGCAGGCTGCCGACCAGGAAACCGTGATAGTCCAGGGCCTGCAACGCGTTGTAGAAATGCAGGTTCCAGAAGTTGTTGAGGATGTTGACGCCCACCAGGCACAGGGTCATCAGCACGGTGCCCGACAGCAGCAACAGGGCCGGGTATTTTTCCTCGGATGTCCAGAACGGCCGGGCGAGACGCCAGAAAGTGCGGAGTGTGTGCATGTGATCTTGGTGAGCCCGGTCGCTGACGACGTTGAGTTTGCAGATGAGGAAGGATAGGATCAGCCAATGCTAATCGTTTGCATTCATTAGGGAAAGGGAGACCCGTCATCGAATT is from Pseudomonas sp. B21-056 and encodes:
- a CDS encoding cellulose biosynthesis protein BcsC yields the protein MRSRRSTLAVAVFIALIAAGAHAEGTDIQAQLVEQGQYWQARSNASRSAEIWQKVLRLDPNQVDALYGMGLIGVKQNKPQQAQEYLTRLQALSPQPWMARQLEQDIALARPDNKARLDEARRLVDAGERDKATEVFRKMFNGLTPEGTVGREYYNNLAFNAAGWPEARQGMERLLRETPGDAILALFYGKQLIRHEDSRAEGARVLARLTKRVEIAGDADESWRLALVWIGPPTAAQVPLFEEFLKVHPDDQEIRDQMNKGHQKAAAAGGSTWQQDPLVASGLRALEKGDQAGAEKAFQARLKARPDDSDALGGLGVVRQQQGRFPEAEQLLTRAISTGGSRWKPALNGVRYWALLQQGRDLQAKGQTAKATDAVAQAMRMNPNGLDARLTLADIQAQAGQFDSAAANYRQVLASQPGNPQAIRGLVNVLSQTGQADEALSLLDSLPAAEQAKLGNTGQLRALRSTQMASVAEQRGDIRSAQNALVDAVNSDPDNVWTRFSLARLYLKTGESKKARDLIDAFLKSHPDNVDALYTSALLSVEMEQWKDAQASINRIPVDRRSADMNELADRITLTTQINLAAAMAKRGQRQEALALLDRLQPMAARSPERTATLASAYVDAGDVEQALSMMRSLLTQSSAPSADLMLQYASLLLKTGDDAQVNSILNSLQNQPLSVATRKRYDDVLYLYRIRQADRLREGGDLAAAYDTLAPALAQRPGDVAATSALARMYTANGENAKAFDLYKPLLKRNPNDPLVLLNAADAAVLAHDNGYAENALEQFMALQNYDPQSLTEVARIYRAMGNSGKATEVLRKAVAIEQTEKQRSLAAQPGAMSVAANPFAGAAGQRRQVLRGSASAIPPPAEAILNDGVMVASAEGVPADAYPVQPRSGRGTTVAQSNPFNAQPQPRTVLTVVDSTSSAQRALNDILQERSGYVTEGLSVRSNNSESGLSKLTDIENPIEVNVPAGDNRVAVRITPVALTAGSVKGEAATRFGTGSSATSGIGSQRAEGVGIGVAYERPDEGIKADIGSTPLGFKYATAVGGVSIDRPMSSNGNFRYRVAASRRAVTDSLTSFAGTTDKRAGGGSWGGVTANGVRGEMSYDNSQVGAYGYGSVHELVGHNVESNTRGELGGGVYWYLDNMQDHSLTVGLSATALGYENNQDFFTYGHGGYFSPQSYFALGVPVTWQQRTERFTYQVKGSVGVQHFQQDGADFFPNDSDRQAANDSRYSGQSKTGVGYSLAAAGEYKFGSRFFLGATIGLDNASDYQQFNGGLYARYMFEDMTGSPMALPVSPYRSPYSN
- a CDS encoding SGNH/GDSL hydrolase family protein — encoded protein: MPASALAGLTLLVLGESHMSLADHLMEPLNADLTRQGAIVHSIGACGASAGDWLISKKVDCGAEQKGTAKIEIKGRDATTTPIAELIAKDKPDLVVLVIGDTMASYDKPAFPKAWAWQSVTSLTKAIAATGTKCAWVGPAWGKAGGMYQKNDARTQLMSQFLASNVAPCTYIDSLTFSKPGQWVTTDGQHFTVAGYKAWGTAIGAALGKLPPEALSSKGAKK
- a CDS encoding alginate O-acetyltransferase AlgF produces the protein MTNAKVLSAAALLLSSLSVVAADIPLYPTGPAEDAAFIRFVNGSAEPMQVIAQEGQPPLKLDAAQPASLFFPVTASSAIKGTLVSGQQRLALEVKAEPGEFATVVALPDGKGLKQVTVHDIPDDFNGLKASLGFFNLDSSCVDASLRPAGRTADLFKGVTEGNLQRRSINPVKLSVQLVCANANVGPALDLGELKAGERYSVLLLPTATGPRLLAATDTLSH
- a CDS encoding MBOAT family O-acyltransferase, producing MVFASLEFLTLFLPAFLLIYALVPHGWRNGVLLAGSWLFYGWLSPLFLSLHIVLTIVAWVGGLLVDRSREDARGRMRLLIALIVFNTAVLCWYKYANIVAGTWNELITSYGAMPLEWQKVALPAGLSFIVLQAISYLVDVHRHTVPVERSFLNYATYISMFGHSIAGPIIRYDWVRRELVQRWFNWQNFTLGARRFMVGMCMKVLVADTLSPLVDVAFHLENPSFVDAWIGCLAYSLQLFFDFAGYSAMAIGLGLMLGFHFPENFNRPYLASSIQDFWRRWHLSLSSWLRDYLYIGLGGNRHGVWKTYRNLFLTMAIAGLWHGGDSWNYLLWGSAHGVALCVDRAWSRSNLPGVPRVLSHVLTLLFVCLAWTLFRAPDFHSAMTLYAGQFGLHGFALGDALAVTLRPVHGLAALLGVLCVILPIWQERCETRLAGNAWFALAVALWPVAGFLLSFALIASREAVPFLYFQF
- a CDS encoding alginate O-acetyltransferase AlgX-related protein, with the translated sequence MTTPKKSAPSAPPPPSDLVTRTSKVSGYTLIGLLGVGLISCGWLLFSGKVQMLPPNLTRDAVVHGNVTHGIAKQLSNAWFPEQAANLERGASWLLFHDTGPRVRPGCQGWLFLTDEMRINHHARANAETKAKAVIDVQRRLSQRGIQLLVAVVPDKSRIAADQLCGLDRPAELARRAEAWTTTLNQAGVSALNLAPTLQPLGASAYLRTDTHWNETGANAAARAIAQQVQAMGIRATPQKTFATHTNPAALRAGDLVHLAGIDWLPLSWQPTPETVAATQVSEQPQAAQDGGDNLDDLFGDAGLPNVALIGTSFSRNSSFVGFLELALGAPVGSFAKDGGEFSGGANQYFSNPAFRETPPKLLIWEIPERDLQTPYEVIGMLSGKE
- a CDS encoding ABC transporter ATP-binding protein/permease, encoding MHTLRTFWRLARPFWTSEEKYPALLLLSGTVLMTLCLVGVNILNNFWNLHFYNALQALDYHGFLVGSLQFILLQVGMAGFTVGAFHFQQKLTIRWRRWATRNMLDQWLGSQRYQKLKLSETEVDNPDQRIAEDIDLFIVKSLKLSLGLLTSVVSLFSFLNILWQASNLVSVPFNDQSVVIPGLLVWIALVYALLGTGLAFWLGRALPSLNFMQQRREADFRFALIRLRENADSVAQYRGEAVENERFNQRLEAALENFWALVKKQKLIMGYSTFYLRSATVIPMFIMAPQFFAGAFPLGRLTQISAAFGEVHAAIAYLVSVFPELSEWKSVIDRLNGFQERLDHLEVKSQVRLEQQANGLEIKDLDVWLPSGRQLFKGFNLSLKPGDSLMISAPSGYGKSTLLRTISGLWPHASGTSSYDREQALTLSQKPYLPLGSLREALWYPNPPRREEDAALLQVMEQVGLQHLSDQLDQERDWAQTLSVGEQQRCAFVRALLARPAVLFLDESSSALDAANELRCYQLLKQTLPETILISVGHNASLEQIHWQVLELKDEAQWVHRKVQQAAMPIS